The window CTTATTTCAAAAGCTGCAGTTTTACAGATTTTGATAGTATACAATTACTGCTTTTTTTGCCTTATTTCCTTTGACTTATCTTCTTCTTTTTGCACTATCCTGTTCTGTTGAAGTCTTTGGGTCGGTGAGGGGGAGAGGGGACAGTTCAGTTATACACCTTATCCTGCATAAATTTGTCACTTTTGGTTAGACTAAGACTATCCAGTTTATAAAAAGGTGGTCTTAGTGATGCCAAGGCATGCGAGAGAAAAAGGTCCGGAATGCATGTACCACATTATGGTGCGCAGTATCAGCGATACCCCCCTTCTTTTCAAAAACGATGCAGATAAAGATAAGTTCTTAAGACTTGTTAAAAAGTATCAGGAAGCCTATCTGTTCAGGGTTTATGGCTACTGTTTGATGGATAATCACGCTCACCTGATAATTGATGCCCAGGGTGCGGACATTTCCCGTATTATGCACGGCATCAACCAAAGCTATGCTCAATATTTCAACTTAAAGTACAACAGGCGTGGCCACCTCTTTCAGGACAGATTCAAGAGCAAGATCATAACCGATGAGCGCTACCTTATTGCCCTTTCGGCTTACATACACTGCAATCCCAAGGATGTCATCAATTTTACAAATAAAATTGAAAAGTACAAATATTCCAGCTTAGGCATGTATTTAGGCAGCATGAGAGACAGGTTTGCCATTTTGAACAGGGGCTTTATACTGAACATGTTTTCAAGGAATTTATCTAAGGCTAAGAAGCTTTATTGGGAGTACATTTGCACGCATAATACCAGCGAGAAGGTGATCGAGATTGCCGCCGATATGGAGTTTATGGATGAAAAAGCTGATTACAGAAGCGAAAGAAGGGTAATAATCCGAAGCTTTACTCCTCCTGAAGTAGTGGACTTTGTTAAGCACTACATCAAAGATTATGATTCAAATATTATCGTTAAATATACCAGAACAAACATGGAGTCTAAGTCTCTGTCGGCGCTGCTTTTAAGGAGCGTGTGCGATATGACGCAGAAGGATATCTGCTCATTTATGGGCAACATAAGTCAGTCCCATGCCGCCAAGCTGTGTGCCAGGGGCATTGAACTTTTGAGAAAAAAGTCTGAGTATAAGAATATAATCACGGATTTCGTTGATAGAAAGATAAGCTGATCACACTATGTTGGCCATGTCATATAAAACCCTGGAGTGGTTCTTTATAAGGAGCTGCTTGTCTATTATATCACCTGTTTTTTTACTTATAATTTCTCTGTAAATTTCGTTGTTCCTGTAATATTTGCCATTTTCAAGGCTGAAATGATGATTTTCTTCTTTAATGTGATATGCTACATCCAATTCTCTGTCACTTCTTAATTCACCAATCAGATAATTGTCGTCGGCCATAACCAATAATTGAAATGTCTGATCGGTTTTATTGATAAACTGATAGTCCAGATAGTTGTACATAATTGATGTGCCTGTTC is drawn from Oxobacter pfennigii and contains these coding sequences:
- a CDS encoding transposase, which gives rise to MPRHAREKGPECMYHIMVRSISDTPLLFKNDADKDKFLRLVKKYQEAYLFRVYGYCLMDNHAHLIIDAQGADISRIMHGINQSYAQYFNLKYNRRGHLFQDRFKSKIITDERYLIALSAYIHCNPKDVINFTNKIEKYKYSSLGMYLGSMRDRFAILNRGFILNMFSRNLSKAKKLYWEYICTHNTSEKVIEIAADMEFMDEKADYRSERRVIIRSFTPPEVVDFVKHYIKDYDSNIIVKYTRTNMESKSLSALLLRSVCDMTQKDICSFMGNISQSHAAKLCARGIELLRKKSEYKNIITDFVDRKIS